A window of the Desulfobacula toluolica Tol2 genome harbors these coding sequences:
- the recC gene encoding exodeoxyribonuclease V subunit gamma — MENHKINSVQEIVPGLSIIHSNHLEDLRKVAAGWIKAHPLKVLETEQFIVQSNGMAQWLKLALADDDGCGISAGLEVHLPGRYVWTAYRSVLGNDSIPVDSPYDRDRLVWRFFRLLPLLSEEEAFLPLNRFLEHDEDQRKQYQLACHLADLYDQYQVYRADWLEDWSKGKDRLKTGRGEPVELPLEHKWQAQLWRRLKNDIPTQFQEIGRADLHQRFLRQIAQMDHRPDTLPPRVMVFGISSLPQQVLETLHAVSRLCQVLLFVHNPCRHFWADIIEDRDLLRIEHARHRSKDSMPDPLDPELLHQHANPLLAAWGKQGRDYIGLLYGYDEPDTYQQQFAQIDLFDDFIAQGTNGSLLQQVQQAILDLVPLPGEKEDKQQVTEDDLSISFQLAHSRQREVEILQDQLLHCFETIECLNPRDVIVMTPDIEAYAPHIEAVFGNLAFHDSRFIPFTIADKPGRESVPLLKALEKLLHLPDSRMAVSDIMDLLEVPAFRNRFGVKEADLPKLHQWIKGAGISWGLNPDQRTGFGLPPGLEQNTWEFGLKRMLLGYAVGKAQEWNGIEPYDEVGGLEAALIGPLAAVIEQMESLWKILSRPGSPEQWCLRIRSLAKNCFLPEESRDRLILNRLDEVLDNWLDACTQAELDRELTLAVVRDFFLGMIIQSSISQRFLAGMVNFGTLMPMRAIPFLNML; from the coding sequence ATGGAGAACCACAAGATCAACAGCGTACAAGAAATTGTCCCCGGCCTTTCCATTATCCATTCCAACCACCTGGAAGACTTGAGAAAAGTGGCTGCAGGCTGGATCAAGGCCCATCCCCTGAAGGTGCTGGAAACCGAGCAGTTCATCGTTCAGAGCAACGGCATGGCCCAGTGGCTCAAGCTTGCCCTGGCTGATGACGACGGGTGCGGTATCAGTGCCGGGCTTGAAGTTCATCTGCCCGGACGCTACGTCTGGACCGCCTATCGTTCCGTACTGGGAAATGACAGTATCCCCGTGGACTCTCCCTATGACAGGGATCGGCTGGTTTGGCGGTTTTTCAGGCTCTTGCCCCTGCTGTCGGAGGAGGAGGCGTTTCTACCCCTGAACCGGTTCCTTGAACACGATGAGGACCAGCGCAAGCAATACCAGCTGGCCTGTCACCTGGCAGACCTCTATGATCAGTATCAGGTCTACCGGGCCGACTGGTTAGAAGACTGGTCAAAAGGCAAAGATCGGCTCAAAACCGGCAGGGGTGAACCCGTTGAATTGCCCCTGGAACACAAATGGCAGGCCCAATTGTGGCGCAGGCTGAAAAACGATATTCCAACACAATTTCAGGAGATCGGTCGTGCAGACCTTCACCAGCGGTTTCTCAGGCAGATTGCCCAAATGGATCACCGGCCCGATACCCTGCCGCCCCGGGTAATGGTATTTGGGATCTCATCGTTGCCCCAACAGGTGCTGGAAACCCTGCATGCCGTGTCCCGCCTTTGCCAGGTGCTGCTGTTTGTACACAATCCCTGCCGCCACTTCTGGGCAGATATCATTGAAGACCGTGACCTGTTGCGCATCGAACATGCCCGTCATCGCAGCAAGGATTCCATGCCGGACCCTCTTGATCCGGAACTGCTGCACCAGCACGCCAACCCGCTGCTTGCGGCATGGGGCAAACAGGGCAGGGATTACATCGGCCTTCTTTACGGATATGACGAGCCTGATACCTATCAACAGCAGTTTGCCCAGATAGACCTGTTTGATGATTTTATTGCGCAGGGCACAAACGGCAGTCTGCTGCAACAGGTTCAGCAGGCGATCCTCGACCTTGTTCCTTTGCCCGGTGAAAAAGAAGACAAACAACAGGTGACAGAAGATGATCTGTCCATAAGTTTCCAGCTGGCCCACAGCCGCCAGCGGGAGGTGGAGATCCTTCAGGACCAGCTTCTTCATTGTTTTGAAACCATTGAATGCTTAAATCCCAGGGATGTCATTGTGATGACTCCGGATATCGAGGCCTATGCACCTCATATCGAAGCTGTGTTCGGCAACCTTGCGTTTCATGATTCACGGTTTATTCCCTTTACCATTGCAGACAAACCCGGCAGGGAAAGCGTTCCTTTGCTCAAGGCCCTTGAAAAACTTCTGCACCTGCCCGATTCGCGCATGGCTGTCAGCGACATCATGGACCTGCTGGAAGTTCCGGCCTTTCGAAACAGGTTCGGTGTTAAAGAAGCCGACCTGCCAAAGCTTCACCAATGGATCAAGGGCGCAGGCATAAGCTGGGGATTGAACCCGGATCAGCGCACCGGTTTTGGGCTGCCGCCCGGTCTTGAACAGAATACCTGGGAGTTTGGCCTGAAAAGAATGCTGCTGGGCTATGCCGTGGGTAAGGCCCAGGAATGGAACGGTATTGAACCCTATGATGAAGTGGGGGGGCTTGAAGCCGCCCTGATCGGCCCCCTGGCAGCCGTGATCGAGCAGATGGAAAGCCTATGGAAAATATTGAGCAGGCCGGGGTCTCCTGAACAATGGTGTTTGCGAATCCGATCTCTTGCAAAAAACTGTTTTCTGCCTGAAGAAAGCCGGGACCGGCTGATTCTCAACCGCCTGGACGAGGTGCTGGACAACTGGCTCGACGCCTGTACCCAGGCCGAACTTGACAGGGAGCTGACCCTTGCCGTTGTACGGGATTTTTTTCTTGGAATGATAATACAATCCAGTATATCCCAGCGGTTTCTTGCCGGGATGGTCAATTTCGGCACCCTCATGCCCATGCGTGCCATTCCCTTTTTAAATATGCTATAA
- a CDS encoding TonB-dependent receptor plug domain-containing protein: MYKRIPTLMIVLTLIVPGLCLVNPAIAGEKPAKLDEMVVTGTRSEEKIQNLPVKIELIDAREIELTTGETITEQLKKNSSIGVIEYPGALAGIGIRGFRPEFSGITKHSLILIDGRPAGATNLSTILSDNIERIEVLKGPASSLYGGEAMGGVVNVITKKNTGELTGMVELGYGSFDTNFQKAALGGSLNDIFDFDLSARRYDQQDDLKMGNGDKRANTEYMTQNADVRLGANLGGNWRVDMGLDAYQGRDIKTPGDIFKGDIESGHKDIDRHGFDVTAEGQITASHRLGITGYKTRELSESYKHYAGWPSAPADPYQSYDSEINWIGLQLKDEITWQAHKFIFGADYQDIDKESRSYNKDNTRKAPYSPDESRRNIAGYLETIWKIMDNRMTFTAGGRYDTFDVSTEVTAYKTDFNPKTESFSTFSPRAGLNYLFDSGIRIHTTIGKAFVPPSAAQLAGYSERLVEGVNMITKGNPNLDPESSVTYDLGMGYARPSSGFNADLTYFHSDVDDKIITEQSGNTKTYKNGMGAEMHGLEYLLSYDVGIPLKWNRSFEFFVNGTRIFSAEEELTDKTQKDIHNVSNHTVNYGIGYSDGLLDGKLHFRSQGPMKDTDWNAAGYPEIEYPGFTVVDLVLGVKFYNNHKVTLKVDNLLDHNYYEKKGFPKPGRGFFVSYNYTF; this comes from the coding sequence ATGTACAAACGAATACCCACACTCATGATCGTCTTGACCCTTATTGTTCCTGGCCTTTGTTTGGTCAACCCGGCAATTGCCGGTGAAAAACCTGCAAAATTGGATGAAATGGTGGTCACCGGCACCAGAAGTGAAGAAAAAATTCAAAACTTACCGGTTAAAATAGAATTAATTGATGCCCGTGAAATTGAACTGACCACTGGTGAAACCATTACCGAACAACTAAAGAAAAATTCATCCATCGGGGTGATTGAATACCCCGGTGCGTTAGCCGGGATCGGTATTCGCGGATTCAGACCTGAATTTTCAGGAATCACGAAACACTCATTGATTCTGATTGACGGCCGGCCCGCCGGTGCCACCAACCTATCCACAATTTTAAGTGACAATATTGAACGAATTGAGGTGCTTAAAGGTCCAGCCTCCTCGTTGTACGGTGGTGAAGCCATGGGCGGTGTTGTTAACGTGATTACCAAAAAAAATACGGGTGAACTGACGGGAATGGTGGAATTGGGATATGGCTCCTTTGATACCAATTTTCAAAAAGCCGCTTTGGGCGGCAGTTTGAACGATATTTTCGATTTTGATCTATCAGCCCGAAGATATGACCAGCAGGATGATTTAAAAATGGGAAACGGAGACAAACGCGCCAATACAGAATATATGACCCAAAATGCCGATGTAAGACTGGGGGCAAATCTTGGAGGAAATTGGCGGGTTGACATGGGGCTGGATGCTTATCAAGGACGTGATATTAAAACCCCTGGCGATATTTTTAAGGGTGATATCGAGTCCGGTCACAAGGATATAGACCGCCACGGATTTGACGTGACTGCTGAAGGCCAAATTACTGCCAGTCACCGCCTGGGTATCACAGGATACAAAACACGGGAACTATCTGAAAGCTACAAACACTATGCAGGCTGGCCTTCTGCCCCGGCTGATCCCTACCAAAGCTATGATTCTGAAATCAACTGGATCGGTTTACAGCTCAAAGATGAAATTACATGGCAAGCCCATAAATTCATTTTCGGCGCTGATTACCAGGATATTGATAAAGAATCCAGAAGCTATAATAAGGACAATACCAGAAAAGCCCCCTACTCACCGGATGAAAGCCGCCGGAATATTGCCGGATACCTTGAAACCATCTGGAAAATCATGGACAATCGCATGACCTTTACTGCGGGCGGGAGGTACGATACATTTGACGTCTCAACCGAAGTGACTGCATATAAAACAGATTTTAATCCGAAAACAGAGTCTTTTTCCACTTTTAGTCCAAGAGCCGGTTTGAATTATCTTTTTGATTCAGGTATCCGTATACACACTACTATAGGAAAGGCCTTTGTTCCCCCATCTGCAGCCCAGCTGGCAGGATATTCAGAACGCTTGGTCGAAGGGGTTAACATGATTACCAAGGGAAATCCCAATCTGGACCCTGAATCTTCGGTTACCTATGATCTGGGAATGGGATATGCCAGACCAAGTTCAGGATTCAATGCAGACCTAACCTATTTCCACTCAGATGTGGATGATAAAATCATCACCGAACAGTCCGGTAATACTAAAACCTATAAAAACGGCATGGGAGCCGAAATGCATGGATTGGAATACCTGCTTTCCTATGATGTCGGCATCCCCCTCAAATGGAACCGTTCATTTGAATTTTTTGTAAACGGAACCCGTATTTTCAGTGCAGAAGAAGAATTGACCGATAAAACCCAAAAAGATATTCATAACGTGTCAAATCATACAGTCAATTATGGTATCGGTTATAGTGACGGCCTGTTGGATGGCAAGCTTCATTTTCGCAGTCAGGGCCCCATGAAGGATACTGATTGGAATGCTGCCGGGTATCCTGAAATAGAATATCCTGGATTTACCGTGGTTGATTTGGTTTTGGGTGTAAAATTTTATAATAACCACAAAGTGACCTTAAAAGTGGATAATCTCCTGGATCACAATTATTATGAAAAAAAAGGATTTCCCAAGCCAGGACGTGGTTTTTTTGTCAGCTATAACTACACATTTTAA
- the recC gene encoding exodeoxyribonuclease V subunit gamma codes for MENHKINSVQEIVPGLSIIHSNHLEDLRKVAAGWIKAHPLKVLETEQFIVQSNGMAQWLKLALADDDGCGISAGLEVHLPGRYVWTAYRSVLGNDSIPVDSPYDRDRLVWRFFRLLPLLSEEEAFLPLNRFLEHDEDQRKQYQLACHLADLYDQYQVYRADWLEDWSKGKDRLKTGRGEPVELPLEHKWQAQLWRRLKNDIPTQFQEIGRADLHQRFLRQIAQMDHRPDTLPPRVMVFGISSLPQQVLETLHAVSRLCQVLLFVHNPCRHFWADIIEDRDLLRIEHARHRSKDSMPDPLDPELLHQHANPLLAAWGKQGRDYIGLLYGYDEPDTYQQQFAQIDLFDDFIAQGTNGSLLQQVQQAILDLVPLPGEKEDKQQVTEDDLSISFQLAHSRQREVEILQDQLLHCFETIECLNPRDVIVMTPDIEAYAPHIEAVFGNLAFHDSRFIPFTIADKPGRESVPLLKALEKLLHLPDSRMAVSDIMDLLEVPAFRNRFGVKEADLPKLHQWIKGAGISWGLNPDQRTGFGLPPGLEQNTWEFGLKRMLLGYAVGKAQEWNGIEPYDEVGGLEAALIGPLAAVIEQMESLWKILSRPGSPEQWCLRIRSLAKNCFLPEESRDRLILNRLDEVLDNWLDACTQAELDRELTLAVVRDFFLGMIIQSSISQRFLAGMVNFGTLMPMRAIPFKVVCLLGMNDKEFPRSHPPLDFDLMAQKGLYRPGDRSRREDDRYLFLEALLSAREKFYISYVGRDVRDNSPRMPSVLVGQLRDYISAGWSLEDCGDDDNEKNTLIDQLTCIHPLQPFGSAYFLKTQPRLFTYAHEWRSSLEVKESGIIEDSLEKTLFDEILNLGSLIRFVKNPVKYFFNQSLSIYFDQIRVVSQDQEPFVLDALAPFGLGNQLLEAGLSADPAQMQTAVLKEAERLTRTGELPMAGFGLLAAQQLSEPVMLMLKHHQTLLSKWPLKCDPMEISIPLDPERSLLTALDDWLDRLYQTDSPDALPRFGRWEFYPKSILDKKGNVLRIYCLIPLWIRHVSGCAQGINLASFLVAPDGIASLDPLEPAKAMEILMTLIEQFWTGLTRPLAVTARTGIAYVDALMTKDAQTAKSKALKTYEGDGFQSQGELGYDPYLQRAFPDFDALWQARDNSFERLCQTLYKPLVNAVRKEA; via the coding sequence ATGGAGAACCACAAGATCAACAGCGTACAAGAAATTGTCCCCGGCCTTTCCATTATCCATTCCAACCACCTGGAAGACTTGAGAAAAGTGGCTGCAGGCTGGATCAAGGCCCATCCCCTGAAGGTGCTGGAAACCGAGCAGTTCATCGTTCAGAGCAACGGCATGGCCCAGTGGCTCAAGCTTGCCCTGGCTGATGACGACGGGTGCGGTATCAGTGCCGGGCTTGAAGTTCATCTGCCCGGACGCTACGTCTGGACCGCCTATCGTTCCGTACTGGGAAATGACAGTATCCCCGTGGACTCTCCCTATGACAGGGATCGGCTGGTTTGGCGGTTTTTCAGGCTCTTGCCCCTGCTGTCGGAGGAGGAGGCGTTTCTACCCCTGAACCGGTTCCTTGAACACGATGAGGACCAGCGCAAGCAATACCAGCTGGCCTGTCACCTGGCAGACCTCTATGATCAGTATCAGGTCTACCGGGCCGACTGGTTAGAAGACTGGTCAAAAGGCAAAGATCGGCTCAAAACCGGCAGGGGTGAACCCGTTGAATTGCCCCTGGAACACAAATGGCAGGCCCAATTGTGGCGCAGGCTGAAAAACGATATTCCAACACAATTTCAGGAGATCGGTCGTGCAGACCTTCACCAGCGGTTTCTCAGGCAGATTGCCCAAATGGATCACCGGCCCGATACCCTGCCGCCCCGGGTAATGGTATTTGGGATCTCATCGTTGCCCCAACAGGTGCTGGAAACCCTGCATGCCGTGTCCCGCCTTTGCCAGGTGCTGCTGTTTGTACACAATCCCTGCCGCCACTTCTGGGCAGATATCATTGAAGACCGTGACCTGTTGCGCATCGAACATGCCCGTCATCGCAGCAAGGATTCCATGCCGGACCCTCTTGATCCGGAACTGCTGCACCAGCACGCCAACCCGCTGCTTGCGGCATGGGGCAAACAGGGCAGGGATTACATCGGCCTTCTTTACGGATATGACGAGCCTGATACCTATCAACAGCAGTTTGCCCAGATAGACCTGTTTGATGATTTTATTGCGCAGGGCACAAACGGCAGTCTGCTGCAACAGGTTCAGCAGGCGATCCTCGACCTTGTTCCTTTGCCCGGTGAAAAAGAAGACAAACAACAGGTGACAGAAGATGATCTGTCCATAAGTTTCCAGCTGGCCCACAGCCGCCAGCGGGAGGTGGAGATCCTTCAGGACCAGCTTCTTCATTGTTTTGAAACCATTGAATGCTTAAATCCCAGGGATGTCATTGTGATGACTCCGGATATCGAGGCCTATGCACCTCATATCGAAGCTGTGTTCGGCAACCTTGCGTTTCATGATTCACGGTTTATTCCCTTTACCATTGCAGACAAACCCGGCAGGGAAAGCGTTCCTTTGCTCAAGGCCCTTGAAAAACTTCTGCACCTGCCCGATTCGCGCATGGCTGTCAGCGACATCATGGACCTGCTGGAAGTTCCGGCCTTTCGAAACAGGTTCGGTGTTAAAGAAGCCGACCTGCCAAAGCTTCACCAATGGATCAAGGGCGCAGGCATAAGCTGGGGATTGAACCCGGATCAGCGCACCGGTTTTGGGCTGCCGCCCGGTCTTGAACAGAATACCTGGGAGTTTGGCCTGAAAAGAATGCTGCTGGGCTATGCCGTGGGTAAGGCCCAGGAATGGAACGGTATTGAACCCTATGATGAAGTGGGGGGGCTTGAAGCCGCCCTGATCGGCCCCCTGGCAGCCGTGATCGAGCAGATGGAAAGCCTATGGAAAATATTGAGCAGGCCGGGGTCTCCTGAACAATGGTGTTTGCGAATCCGATCTCTTGCAAAAAACTGTTTTCTGCCTGAAGAAAGCCGGGACCGGCTGATTCTCAACCGCCTGGACGAGGTGCTGGACAACTGGCTCGACGCCTGTACCCAGGCCGAACTTGACAGGGAGCTGACCCTTGCCGTTGTACGGGATTTTTTTCTTGGAATGATAATACAATCCAGTATATCCCAGCGGTTTCTTGCCGGGATGGTCAATTTCGGCACCCTCATGCCCATGCGTGCCATTCCCTTTAAGGTGGTGTGCCTTTTGGGAATGAACGACAAAGAATTTCCAAGGAGCCATCCGCCGCTTGATTTCGACCTTATGGCCCAAAAAGGTCTTTATCGACCGGGAGACAGGTCCAGGCGGGAGGATGACCGCTATCTTTTTCTGGAAGCCCTGCTCTCGGCCCGGGAAAAATTTTATATCAGTTATGTGGGAAGAGATGTCCGGGATAACAGCCCCCGCATGCCGTCGGTTCTGGTGGGCCAGCTTCGTGACTATATAAGCGCAGGCTGGAGCCTTGAAGATTGTGGGGATGACGACAATGAAAAAAACACACTTATAGATCAGCTTACCTGTATTCATCCCCTTCAGCCTTTTGGCAGTGCATATTTTCTCAAAACGCAACCCAGGCTTTTTACCTATGCCCATGAGTGGCGAAGTTCCCTTGAAGTTAAGGAATCCGGGATCATTGAAGATTCCCTGGAGAAGACCTTGTTTGATGAAATTCTTAACCTTGGTTCGCTGATCAGGTTTGTGAAAAATCCCGTGAAATATTTTTTCAACCAGAGCCTTTCCATATACTTTGATCAAATCCGTGTTGTCAGTCAAGACCAGGAGCCCTTTGTCCTTGACGCCCTTGCACCTTTCGGGCTTGGCAACCAGCTTCTGGAAGCAGGGCTTTCAGCAGATCCTGCACAGATGCAAACCGCTGTTTTAAAAGAAGCCGAGCGTCTGACCCGCACAGGAGAACTGCCCATGGCGGGATTCGGCCTGCTGGCTGCACAACAGCTTTCAGAACCGGTTATGCTAATGCTCAAGCACCACCAGACCCTCTTGTCCAAGTGGCCGCTAAAGTGTGACCCCATGGAAATATCGATTCCCCTTGATCCTGAACGGTCTTTGTTAACTGCTCTGGACGACTGGCTGGATCGGCTTTATCAAACAGATTCCCCGGACGCTTTGCCACGTTTCGGGCGGTGGGAATTTTATCCCAAATCCATTCTGGACAAAAAGGGAAATGTTTTGCGGATTTACTGCCTGATTCCCCTCTGGATACGGCATGTTTCAGGCTGCGCCCAGGGCATAAATCTTGCCAGTTTCCTTGTTGCCCCGGACGGGATTGCAAGCCTTGATCCCCTTGAGCCTGCAAAAGCCATGGAAATTCTCATGACCCTTATTGAACAGTTTTGGACAGGGCTTACTCGCCCGCTTGCCGTGACGGCCAGGACGGGAATTGCCTATGTTGACGCTCTGATGACAAAAGATGCTCAAACAGCAAAGAGCAAGGCATTAAAAACTTATGAAGGAGACGGCTTCCAATCACAAGGAGAGCTTGGCTATGATCCTTACCTTCAACGAGCCTTTCCTGATTTTGACGCACTGTGGCAGGCCCGGGACAACAGCTTTGAACGGCTTTGTCAAACTCTTTATAAACCTTTGGTCAATGCCGTTAGAAAGGAGGCATGA
- a CDS encoding alkene reductase codes for MKTNSLFQSISLGKFDLKNRIVMAPMTRGRAGSKRIPNDLMAQYYHQRSSAGLLITEATVVSEQGIGWIDSPGIYTREMVEGWRKVTKKIQPTGTPIFLQLWHCGRVSHSDFHNGKPPVSASAIKLNGDYIHTPLGKKSYETPRALSVDEIRATINDYRKAAVNAKEAGFSGVEVHGANGYLVNQFLDSKTNHRDDQYGGSLENRFRFFKEVLKAVLEVWPSNQVGARISPNGVFNDMGSDDFRETYLYVVEELNKFNLGYLHIMDGLAFGFHDKGEPMTLAEFRPVYQGIIIGNCGYTKKSAQERIDEGNADLIAFGRPFITNPDLPERFKNNWPLCPAEDMTLWYSPGAKGYTDYSIFKTVE; via the coding sequence ATGAAAACAAACAGCTTGTTTCAATCCATCTCTTTAGGAAAATTTGACTTGAAAAACAGAATAGTTATGGCACCCATGACACGAGGGCGTGCCGGGTCAAAGCGTATACCCAATGATCTGATGGCACAATATTATCACCAGAGATCTTCTGCCGGGCTTCTGATAACCGAGGCAACCGTAGTGTCAGAGCAGGGTATCGGCTGGATTGATTCGCCGGGAATCTACACCAGAGAAATGGTCGAGGGCTGGCGGAAAGTCACGAAGAAAATTCAACCAACCGGTACGCCTATTTTTTTGCAGCTTTGGCATTGCGGCAGGGTTTCGCACAGTGATTTTCATAATGGCAAACCTCCTGTTTCTGCTTCGGCAATCAAGCTCAACGGCGATTATATCCACACTCCTCTTGGCAAAAAATCTTACGAAACACCTCGGGCATTATCCGTGGATGAAATCAGAGCAACCATTAATGATTACCGCAAGGCAGCGGTGAATGCCAAAGAAGCCGGTTTTTCAGGGGTGGAAGTTCACGGAGCCAATGGGTATCTGGTAAATCAATTTCTTGATTCAAAAACCAATCACCGCGATGATCAATACGGGGGAAGCCTTGAAAATAGATTCCGTTTTTTTAAAGAAGTGCTGAAGGCTGTTCTGGAGGTCTGGCCTTCAAATCAGGTCGGTGCCCGTATCTCACCGAACGGTGTATTTAATGACATGGGCAGCGATGACTTCAGAGAAACTTACCTTTATGTGGTGGAAGAATTAAATAAATTTAATCTTGGCTATCTGCATATTATGGACGGCCTGGCCTTTGGTTTCCATGACAAAGGAGAACCAATGACCCTGGCTGAATTCAGGCCGGTTTATCAAGGGATCATTATCGGCAATTGCGGTTATACCAAAAAATCTGCCCAAGAAAGAATAGACGAAGGCAATGCGGATTTGATTGCCTTTGGCCGACCGTTTATCACAAACCCAGACCTGCCCGAACGGTTCAAGAATAACTGGCCGCTTTGTCCTGCCGAAGACATGACGTTGTGGTATTCCCCGGGAGCCAAAGGGTATACGGATTATAGCATATTTAAAACAGTTGAATAA